The DNA segment TCGAGAAGCTTCTGGattctccattttttcatcAGAATTTTCTTCATTAGCTTCTGGTTCANNNNNNNNNNNNNNNNNNNNNNNNNNNNNNNAGTAACTAATTATCATAACAGATTCTTGTAAGGAATCGATGAGCATTTCTTGTGTTAGCACAAATGGGTGTCACCAATCTCACTAACAGattctttcctttttatattattcactACGTTCCTGCTTTTTATCTACTATCACTTTTCATTACATCTTTAATCTAATCATTGTATCTGGATAGAAGGGATTGAGATTGTAACATTTAGTCATTTAATGTAACACAAGAAGATCAAATAGCCACCAATTATTAAAATGCAACTAATAAATCGTGATTACTTTGTAATAATCTCCCTAGCATGGGAGTTAAAGGTATGGTTAAATCTCCTGAATTAGAGGGCAAAGATCAAGTTCAACATATAAAATGGCTTACATACAAGTAATGATCAAGCAATcaaccaaacaaacaaaaatgatcatacaataaagaaaaaaaagatgctTACATACAATTaatcatcaaccaaacaaacACTAAAAGGCAGAATAAGGATTATACAATATCCAATCTTTCTCTATGTTATGGTCCAATGCACCTGTACAATATGAGTAGTGACAACTATATGTGACCACTTGTGCTTTTTCCTGCCACCTTTGGTTTTGTTCTCTGGAGACTGAAATCTGAAGTCTAAGATATCATGGCCCGCAATGTTATGTGCAATAAGAGAAAAGGGAATCTGTTTGAATATAGTGTTGGCGTGAAAACTAGGAAATtgcttattcttattcataTTTTCCTTATTCCTTTTTCTATGCTGCTTGCTATATGGTATTGAAGggaaaattttaattgatacaagaaaattagaaaaaagaagggaaaaaaatatttagtcaaTTATGGTTCTTCTGTTCATTTTTGTCCCTTTGGTCatgtctttttgttttttgacatcTTGGATGCACTCTTTCTCTGTCATAGCACGAGGTTTGATTGCGTTATTATCTTACTTACATAGTTACATAAATCAAGATAAATTCTTAATACATCATTTCGagtatatatttaaatagatttttGAATAATGTTATGGTCCAATGCACCTGTACAATATAGTTCAGCTCAACTTGTCATATAAGAACAACTGAACAAGATAATCAGTAACTAATCAGCTAAACAAATCATTTAACACACATCAACACCCACACCTAATCAGTAAAGAATCAGTAAATCTACACCTACTCAGTAAAGAATTAGTAAACCCAGAAAACAGTAGTAAACAGTGAAtcagaacaaaaaaataagCTAAACACACATCAACAGCCACACCTAATCAGAGTTCTAATAATGAAAATCAACACCTACaatcaaaattcacaaattcTGTTTATCAAAAACCCTAATCCTTAATCAGAATATTAAtgacataataaaattaattacttaccTAAGTAGAAGACCTGAAAAGAAGACCGGAGAAGAGAGCAGAGCAGAGGGAGCAGGATTAACAGAGCAGAGCAGAGCAACATCACTGAGAAGCAGGGCAGCACCGTACGTCATCACTGTCGTCCGTCGAACGAAGAGCTTCGGCGGTGACTGGGGTGAAACACGGAGGGTTGTGAAGAGATGAGAAAGGGAGGAGTCAGCGACTGCGTGGTGCTTGCCGCGAGACTCGGAGTGGGCTGTGGGGAGAGAAGATGAGGTCAGGGTCACCGGATCGGCCTACGCCGTGGGGAGTGGCGACTGCCAGAGCCGGAGTGGGGCGTGGGGAGTGCCGGAGTGGGGACTTGGGGTGTGGGGGTGGGCCTCAATGGCTGAAGGCTGAGGCGCTGAGCTACTGAAGGAGGCACGAGGCAGTGAATGCGATGCGTGTTCTGTGTTGCCCTAGCCCCTTGCCCCTTAATTAGAAACCTCAAAGGCTCAAAGTCTCAAACCTGTAACGCGTGTAATGTGTATATGGCCGGGCCACCGGGCCGGGTCCGGGTGACCCGAGCCATGGCCCGGTCCCGGCTTCACTTCCCtttctgattttattttttttcccagGTCCACCCCGGGTCACTTCGGGTCCGGGTCTTCGCGGCCCAAATTCCTTCGGGGTCGGGCCGGGTCTTCGGGCCGGTCCGGGTCTGTGCACCCTGACGAGAACTACAACAACCGAAGCTCTAGAAAAGGTTTCTGACCgaacaattgaagaagaaaacgtaAAAAATCAGCTACTCCACCTTCTTCTCACTTCGGCCGAACCATACAAGATTGCAAAAAATTTCACCATCAATTTCTCCCCGAATAAAAATGATGTCAACATAAAGAGGAGGAAAATACGAATATTTAAttggattatattttttattggaatTATAGAGTTCAAGAAATTGGGTTTGAAAGTTCTTGAAAGGATCACggttctcttttttctctcttggcttccctttcttttttctcttcaaaaATGAATTTAGCCATGCAATTTGACGATGATTAATGGTGTTAATGATGATTAGGTGGCATGGGTAGAGGTTGTTGGGTGTCAAGCATTATAGCTATTGAGTTAGCAATTCAagttataaatatcttaaacgGATAATTAACAAGGTAATTAAAACATAAGTAAATATACATACatggatatatatataaaaattactaatataaatgacattaaTAAGATAATGATTatagtaaataaaaatatatgatgaaGAATTAATAACTCTAAGTTCATCAAAAAATACCGATATTTACTCATATTGACGGATGTCGAATCCGATAATAATATTGTTAaacaaattcttattttaattaaagcAGGTNNNNNNNNNNNNNNNNNNNNNNNNNNNNNNNNNNNNNNNNNNNNNNNNNNNNNNNNNNNNNNNNNNNNNNNNNNNNNNNNNNNNNNNNcaaatgataataataatcataaaaattaatttaattttatttattaaaataatttctaataaataatttaaactaatagaataaattataattaatttaaatttcaataatcaTAAATTTAATGTAATTACTTTTAATGAAATAGTCGTCTAAAGTTAATAAGTtcatattaacaaaataaattataaataatctaTAATAGAAGTTTTAAAAATACAGGTTTTACATcgacccaaaaaaaaaactccaTAGAAATGGTGGTCTCAATAATAAACTTAGTTGGTAGCATCTCAAGTAGAAAGAAGACGAGGAGTCTTGCAATAACTATGGTTGATTTGGAGAGTTAAGAACATACAGGTCTTTGAAGGAATGCGAaaattttctatctttattgtAAAATAGGAGCTCTCAAGCTGGTCAAAGAAGCTCAAAGAAATTAGATGGAAGAAATGAAATTCTCTCTCTCCAattgtttctttgttttattgGTGGAACATTTTCATTTATATCTTTGATGTAGTGTAGTTCTAAATTATAATGAAGCATAtgcattttagtaatttttagttattatttctttaaataaaagtagtaatttattatttgtattaggatttttatacttttaatgaATGTTCATTGAATTTCTTTTCATGAATCAAGTtggagtttttttttgttttaattgagattttttgatattttgatcAATACTTTTAGAGTTACTCTCTCATTTTAagtgtaaaaaataaatgaaaaatgataAGCAAAAACAAATGAGGAGATGAACAATTAAAGAGGCTTTTGAAAATGCAAGAAAGATGGTAAAAATTAGAAACAAGTCTAAGAAAAGTTTAAAGAGAATTTGTAACCCTAACTTCTTCATACTCCAATAAGAATAACTTGAATTACAAAGTTTCAAATAAGGTGATTCTAATGTCATTAAAAAGTAAACATTCAGAACTTTCCAACGATATGTAATAGTTTATAGTTGAACACTAAATCTAAAAGTGCAAATCATCATTCTAAGCCAAATACTAAAAAGAACAAAAGGCCGGAATGTCATGCTACGCATGAATTCCAGTTCTCGTGTGACGTGGTAAAAGTGGTATTCAACGTAAAGTGCCTGACAGTCTGacctctttatttttaaaggaGTATAATTTAAACTATAGAAATTCAAATGACTTATTTTTAACGACGTTAGAAAgctcattttaaaaaatttccaacgatatataatactttattttttacataagtCTCATGCAACTAAAGCACATCATAAACAATCATTTGTGTAACTAATGAAATAACATCATGCGTACACATGACCTACGATTCGCGTCCCACATCAGTTTTGTGATGTTCCATGCTAAAACAAAGCAAAGCATAATTTGGGCTCAAAATTGAACCATAATTAGCAGTCAATCATTCATTTCACTACATCagttgaaataaaaataactatttttaccaaaaaaaaaaaactaaaggtTTTCTTTTAGAGGGaacatttaaattaattttaaaaaaaacttcgataaatttttatttatttaaaaatttttaaaatctttttattgaataaattaatttttNNNNNNNNNNNNNNNNNNNNNNNNNNNNNNNNNNNNNNNNNNNNNNNNNNNNNNNNNNNtattaaaaatatttaaaaataaataattttattagttttagttaaaaattttaattaatattttatttttatattattaaaaatttaaaatttaatacaaacatattttttttagttaaattaattatctACTATTATTCTTTTAATCTATATAATAACTACaatttgttttttcattttgttttattcGCGCAGAGGATATAGATATAGACTCGTAACTAAAGAAAGAATATATAGTAAACGTGGCAGAAGTTGAAAGCATAAGTGGCACATGTCTATATACGTGTAAGTTATTAGACCCGGTATAATTCCACGTGGTTTATCTTGGTATATTTGGTTGCAGTGCCACCAACATGCAACTTTGTCACCGTTTTACTCACTTCATCAAACACACTGCATTATATATAGTAGTATCACACAATTACATACAGCAAGTTGGGGCGAAAAAAAAGGTTGAAGAACAGAGAGTGATTGGTAGTTACTAGTGGAAAATTGAAGAGAGGAATTGAAGGGAGGGAAGGTAGGATGTCAGGGGCACAAGGGGCACAGCCGAAAGAAGCAAGGACAGCAACGGTGTACGAGTCAGTAGAAGGAGGAGAGAATAGAACGAGGACTGACTTGCGTTCAAAGGAGGATCAAGGCAAAATTCAGATCGATAAGATGCAGGAGAAGGTCTCTGACCCTGCTGGCAAAGGTGGTCCTGTCTTTGGTGCTGGCAAAGATGACAACAAGCAAGACCTTGGAGTCACTGGCACTGGCTAATCATGTTAAGAAAATTAATAGTTATTTTCGTAAGAAAAGTTTTATGTAAAGATGGTATACTAGACAGTTAATTGGTTTAGTCAACTGGATATATTCAGTTAAAAACCTTAAATTATGTAAGGGTTGAAAATACCATCTTTCACATGAAACGTTTTTAGGAAAATGGATATCTTAAGAAAATTAGAGAGACAGGGAT comes from the Arachis duranensis cultivar V14167 chromosome 7, aradu.V14167.gnm2.J7QH, whole genome shotgun sequence genome and includes:
- the LOC107458891 gene encoding uncharacterized protein LOC107458891, coding for MSGAQGAQPKEARTATVYESVEGGENRTRTDLRSKEDQGKIQIDKMQEKVSDPAGKGGPVFGAGKDDNKQDLGVTGTG